The nucleotide sequence CGCCGCGACACGCCAGCGGGTCGCCCAGGCCCGCGCGGCGGCTCGCATCGAGCAACTTCAGCGGTTGCCGCGCGTCTACGCCGTGGCGACCTATCAGCGCACGGAGGGCGGCGGTACGTTTCAGGCGGCTGACGACTGGTTCGTCGGCGTCACCCTGCAGTGGGACGCGTGGGACTGGGGGCACCAGCGCAAGCGCGCCGCCGCGGCCGCACTGGACGCCGAGCGCGCCAAGCTGGCGGCGGCGCGGCATCGCGATCGGGTTCGCCTCGAGATCGCGCGCGCCGCCGCCGACGCCCGGTCGGCCTACGGCGCGGTCGCGGTCGCCGCCGCCGGGCTCACGGCTGCCGAGGAGGCGTTTCGGATCCGGCGCGAGCGGTTCGACGCGGGCGCGCTCACCGCGACCGATTTGCTCGACGCCGAGACGGAGGTGACCCGCGCTCGGCTCGGCTACGCCAGCGCGCGCTACGACTACTACCTCGCGCTGGTCGCGCTCGCGCGCGCGACCGGCCGGCTGCCGGGACCGTTCGTCACCGGCGGAAAGTGATGCAAGCCCGATGCGTGGACGACGATGGACCGCAGTGAGTTTGGCCGCGCTGGCGCTCGGCGCCGCCGCGTGTAGCCAGGAGAGTTCCGGCCCCGGCATCCCGCCGGCCGCCGGCCCGGGCGCGCCGCCGCGCGAGCCGTTGCCGGCGATCGCGGGCTCCGCCGACCGGGCCGCGGCGCCGGCGGCGGCGAACGTGACGACCGGCACCACGTTTCCGATCCGGTCGGCGCAGATTGGCCCCAACATGTCCGGCGTCATCGCCAAGCTCCCGGTCGACGAGGGGGACCGGGTGCGCAAGGGCGACCTGCTGTTTCGCCTGCGCACGACCGACTTGAGCCTGCGGGTGCAGCAGGCGAAGGCGGCGCTCGATGCGGCGCGCGTGCGGCTGGACGCGGCCAAGCGAGAGTACGACCGCACGCGCCGACTGTTCGACAACAACGCGGTCGATCAGGCGACGTGGGAGCGGGTACAGGCCGAGTACGACGGCGCGCGCGCCGGCGTCGCGGCCGCCGAGGCCGCGCTCGCCGTCGCCAACCAGGCGCTGGCGGACGCGAGCGTGCGGTCGCCGATCGACGGCGTCGTCACGCGCCGGTTCAAGAACGTCGGCGAAATGGTCACGATGATGCCGCCGACGGTCGTGCTCGTGGTCGAGGACCATTCGGAACTCGAACTCCGGTTCAACCTGCCCACGCGGGTGGCCGCGCACGTGAAGGTCGGCGACCCGGTCACGGCGCGGTTCGACGTCACCGGGGCGACGCGTGTCGCCGAGGTGAGCCGGATCAGCCCGAACGTCGACCCGCGGACGCGCACGGTCGAGGTCACCGCGCGACTACACAACGAAGACGGCGCGCTCAAAGCCGGCATGCTCGCCAAGGTCGAGCTGCGCGACGGCGGCGCGGCGGAGAACGCCCGGTGAGACTCGCCGATACCGCAATCCGGCGGCCGGTGTTCGCCGTCATGCTGATCGCGGCGTTGGTCGTGTTCGGCGTGTTCAGCTATCCGAATGTCGGCGTCGACCTGTTCCCGAACGTCGAGTTTCCCGTCGTCACCGTGACGGTCGTCTATCCCGGCGCGGACCCGGCGTCGATGGAATCGAAGGTCGCCGATCCGATCGAGGAGACCCTCAACACGATGGCCGGGATCAAGACGCTGCGCTCGGTCAACCTCGAGAGCGTCTGCCAGATCTTGATCCAGTTCGACCTGGACGTGGATCCGGACACCGCCGCGCAGGATATTCGCGAGCGGATCTCGGCGATCGAGCGCAACCTACCCAGTGGGATCGAACCGCCGGTGGTTCAGAAGTTCGACGTCGGCGCGGCGCCGATCATGTCGATCGCGCTGTCGGGCGACCTGCCGGCCCGCGACCTCACGCGCATCGCAGACGAGGTGGTCAAGGAGCGGATTCAGCGCCTCCGCGGCGTCGGCTCGGTCGAGTTGATCGGCGGACGCGATCGCGAGATTCAGGTCTTCGTCGATCCGGCCAAGCTCGCCGGCCGGGGATTCACCGTCGCGGACGTCGCGGCGGCGCTCCAGGCGCAGAACGTCGAGCTTCCGGCGGGGCGCATCGAGGAGGGCCCGCGCGAACTGACCGTCAAGACCAGGGGCGAGGTGCGGTCTGCCCAGGAGATCGCCGACATCGTCATCACCGGCGTCGGCGGGGCGACGATCCGCGTCGGCGACGTCGCGACCGTGGTCGACGGCACCGAGGAGGCGCGGTCGTGGTCGTCGATGGACGGCGTGTCGGCCGTGGCGCTCGTCGTCCGCAAACAGTCCGGGGCGAACACGGTCGCTGTGGCCCGCGCCGTTCGCGCGGAACTCGCGAAGCTCGCCCCGCGCGTCGAACGCGACGGAGTGCGCATCGCGATCCCGAGCGACACGTCGACCTACGTCGAGACCGCGATCGGCGACGTGCAGTTCGACGTCTGGTTCGGTGCGGCGCTGGCCGTCGTGATCATCTTGTTTTTCCTGCACGACTTCCGAGCCACGCTGATTAGCGCCATCGCCATCCCGAGTTCGCTCATCGCGACCGTGGCCTTCATCGACGTGATGGGGTTCACGTTCAACAACATGACCATGCTCGCGCTGTCGCTGTCGGTGGGCATTCTGATCGACGACGCGATCGTCGTGGTCGAAAACATCTACCGTCACTTTGCCCAGGGGAAGCGGGCCGAGGTCGCGGCGTCCGAGGCGACCGATGAGATCGGTCTCGCTGTGTTGGCCACGACGGCGACGATCCTGGCCGTGTTCGTGCCGGTGGCGTTCATGAAGGGGCTGATCGGCCGGTTCTTCTTCCAGTTCGGCTTGACCGTGAGCTTCGCGGTGTCGGTGTCGACCCTCGTGTCGCTGACGCTTACCCCGATGCTGTCGTCGCGACTGCTGCGCGTGCAGCAGCGGCCGCCGAACGTGCTGTTTCGCGGGTTCAACCGGATGATCGACGCGACCACGCGCGCGTATCGCCGGTTGCTCGACGCGGCGCTGCGCCACCGGATCGTCACGCTCGCGATTGCGGGGGCGTCGTTCGTGGGCGCGATCGCGCTGGTCGCGCAGGTGGAGGCCGAGTTCATCCCGCCGGAGGACCGCGCGGAGTTCGACGTCACGATCGAACTGCCGACCGGCACGTCGCTGGCGGCGACGACCGCGTTCGTCGAAGCGGTCGCGCGCGACCTTCGCGCCCACGGCCCCGGCGTGGTGGGGACGTTCGTCACCGTCGGCGGCGGGTCGCGCGCGGAGATCAACAAGGGGAGCATTCGCGTGCTGATGACCCACCATTCCCAGCGGTCCTTTCACCAGGAGGACGCGATGGCGTGGGTGCGGCGTCGCTACGAGGACGTCCACGGCGCGCTGGTCACCGCGACGCCGGTCGCGCAGGTCGGTGGCGACAGCGGGTTTCGCCAGCAGGCGGTGCAGTTCAACATTCGCGGCTCGGACCTGGACGAGCTGGAGGCGGCCGCAAACGCGCTGGTCGCCGAGTTGCGCAAGGTGCCGGGGTTCGTCGACCTGGACACCACGCACCGCAGCGGCAAGCCGGAACTCGCGATCGAGATCGACCGGGATCGCGCGGCCGCGCTCGGCGTTCCGGTCGCCACGATCGCCACCACGATCCGCGCGCTGCTCGCCGGAGACAAGGTCACCGAACTCAAGGACGGCACCGATATCTACGATGTGATTCTGCGGCTGCCCGACGAGGACAAGCGCGGATTCGAGCGGCTCGCTAACCTGGCGGTGCGGTCCACGACCGGGCAACTCATCGACCTGGCGAGCGTCGTTGCCGTCGACCGCACGACGGGGCCAGCGCAGATCGAGCGCCAGAGCCGGCAGCGCCAGGTCACTGTGCTCGCGAACCTCGAGGGGTTGCCGCTCGGTCGCGCAATCCAGATCATCGAGGCCAAGGCGGCGGAGGTGGTCCCCGACCACCTGACCACCGACTACGCCGGCATGGCGGAGATCATGGGCGAATCGTTTCGCTACATGGTGGTCGCGCTGATGCTCGGCGTGATCTTCGTGTACATGGTGCTCGCGGCTCAGTTCAACAGCTTCATGCACCCGTTTACGATCATGCTGTCTTTGCCGCTGTCGGTGGTCGGCGCGTTCGGCGCGCTGTTTGCGTCCGGTATGACGCTGAGCATCTTTTCGATGATCGGCGTGATCATGTTGATGGGGCTCGTCACGAAGAACGGGATCTTGCTGGTGGACTACACCAACACGCTGCGCAAGCGTGGACTGTCGATGCGCGACGCGCTGCTCGAGGCCGGTCCGGTGCGACTGCGTCCGATCCTGATGACGAGCGCGGCGATGATCTTCGGCATGTTGCCCGTGGCGTTCGCACTGAGCGAGGGCGGCGAGATTCGCG is from Deltaproteobacteria bacterium and encodes:
- a CDS encoding efflux RND transporter periplasmic adaptor subunit; the protein is MRGRRWTAVSLAALALGAAACSQESSGPGIPPAAGPGAPPREPLPAIAGSADRAAAPAAANVTTGTTFPIRSAQIGPNMSGVIAKLPVDEGDRVRKGDLLFRLRTTDLSLRVQQAKAALDAARVRLDAAKREYDRTRRLFDNNAVDQATWERVQAEYDGARAGVAAAEAALAVANQALADASVRSPIDGVVTRRFKNVGEMVTMMPPTVVLVVEDHSELELRFNLPTRVAAHVKVGDPVTARFDVTGATRVAEVSRISPNVDPRTRTVEVTARLHNEDGALKAGMLAKVELRDGGAAENAR
- a CDS encoding efflux RND transporter permease subunit, with protein sequence MFAVMLIAALVVFGVFSYPNVGVDLFPNVEFPVVTVTVVYPGADPASMESKVADPIEETLNTMAGIKTLRSVNLESVCQILIQFDLDVDPDTAAQDIRERISAIERNLPSGIEPPVVQKFDVGAAPIMSIALSGDLPARDLTRIADEVVKERIQRLRGVGSVELIGGRDREIQVFVDPAKLAGRGFTVADVAAALQAQNVELPAGRIEEGPRELTVKTRGEVRSAQEIADIVITGVGGATIRVGDVATVVDGTEEARSWSSMDGVSAVALVVRKQSGANTVAVARAVRAELAKLAPRVERDGVRIAIPSDTSTYVETAIGDVQFDVWFGAALAVVIILFFLHDFRATLISAIAIPSSLIATVAFIDVMGFTFNNMTMLALSLSVGILIDDAIVVVENIYRHFAQGKRAEVAASEATDEIGLAVLATTATILAVFVPVAFMKGLIGRFFFQFGLTVSFAVSVSTLVSLTLTPMLSSRLLRVQQRPPNVLFRGFNRMIDATTRAYRRLLDAALRHRIVTLAIAGASFVGAIALVAQVEAEFIPPEDRAEFDVTIELPTGTSLAATTAFVEAVARDLRAHGPGVVGTFVTVGGGSRAEINKGSIRVLMTHHSQRSFHQEDAMAWVRRRYEDVHGALVTATPVAQVGGDSGFRQQAVQFNIRGSDLDELEAAANALVAELRKVPGFVDLDTTHRSGKPELAIEIDRDRAAALGVPVATIATTIRALLAGDKVTELKDGTDIYDVILRLPDEDKRGFERLANLAVRSTTGQLIDLASVVAVDRTTGPAQIERQSRQRQVTVLANLEGLPLGRAIQIIEAKAAEVVPDHLTTDYAGMAEIMGESFRYMVVALMLGVIFVYMVLAAQFNSFMHPFTIMLSLPLSVVGAFGALFASGMTLSIFSMIGVIMLMGLVTKNGILLVDYTNTLRKRGLSMRDALLEAGPVRLRPILMTSAAMIFGMLPVAFALSEGGEIRAPMAVAVIGGLLTSTLLTLVVVPVVYSLLDAAAHARPVRWLSRKVFAGTGHAG